Proteins from one Terriglobales bacterium genomic window:
- a CDS encoding cytochrome c — translation MKRFLLGVVVGVLLVLVVVYGYFRAGMAPVAASAPAMPFEKRLARMALHARLEKEMPQNVPVPANETTYMAGAMVYSDHCAVCHGAPGKPMPVIAKGMFPHPPQLFKGKGVTDDPPGETYWKVANGIRLSGMPAFKSTLSENEMWQVSVLLANADKASDMAKSMITGHARPAVAR, via the coding sequence GTGAAGAGATTCCTGCTGGGAGTGGTCGTTGGCGTCTTGCTGGTATTGGTCGTGGTGTACGGCTATTTCAGGGCCGGGATGGCGCCGGTGGCGGCGTCCGCGCCGGCCATGCCCTTCGAAAAGCGCCTGGCGAGGATGGCCCTGCACGCGCGTCTCGAGAAGGAGATGCCCCAGAATGTCCCCGTGCCTGCCAACGAGACCACCTACATGGCGGGCGCCATGGTCTACAGCGATCACTGCGCGGTATGCCACGGAGCGCCGGGCAAGCCCATGCCGGTCATCGCCAAGGGCATGTTCCCGCACCCCCCACAGCTCTTCAAGGGCAAGGGCGTGACCGACGATCCTCCGGGTGAGACCTACTGGAAGGTGGCGAACGGCATCCGACTGAGCGGCATGCCCGCTTTCAAGAGTACGCTTTCCGAGAACGAGATGTGGCAGGTCAGCGTACTGCTGGCCAACGCCGATAAGGCCTCCGACATGGCGAAAAGCATGATCACCGGTCACGCCCGGCCGGCGGTGGCCCGCTAG